In Pseudoclavibacter sp. Marseille-Q3772, the sequence AGCCTTGCCCGAAATCGCCATCTGGTTGATCGCCGCATCCAGGCGCTCATCGTGTGCGCGCAGCGCCTGCAGTACCTGCCAAACAACCTCGTAGTTCTTGTTGTTGTCGAGCGCTGATTCAGCCGACGTCGATGCCGGAATCGCGATCGGCAAAATAATGTAGCCGCACTGCTTGCCCTCGGCACGGCGCATCACACGCCCAACTGCCTGCACCACATCGACCTGCGACTTGCGAGGATTCAGGAACAGCACCGCATCCAGCGATGGCACATCCACACCCTCACTGAGACAGCGCGCATTCGTAAGCACCCGAGCAACCGGGTTGCCCGCGTGGTTTACCCCCGGAGCATCCTTCAACCAGTCGAGCATCCGCTCACGCACCGCCGAAGACATCGTGCCATCGACGTGCAGCGCCTCGACCGACAGATCATCGGTCGGATCGTCATTCACCACATTGCTTAGATGCTCGTGGACCAACGCCGGGAACTCGCTCGCCACCCGCTTCGAGGTCTTGATGTCCTTCGCGAATGCCACGGCGCGACGCATCGGCGCGATATCGGTGCCGAACCCCTCGGCATACTTACCCGACTCGCGCTTGGCCATACCGTTCCAACAACCCACCAGCTTCGACACATCCGGCAGCGTCAACTCGTGGTTTTGATTGGCCATCTGCTTCTGGAACGAACCGGCAACCTGCGCTTCGCTCACGCCGAGCACCAGCACCTTGTAATCGGTGAGCAGCTGCGCCTCGACCGCCTCGCCGAAGGAAATGCGGTAGAGCACCTTGCCGAACAGCTCTTCGTCGTCCATCGATGCGAGCACCGCATCGTGCTCTTTCGCCTTGTTCTTGACCTTGTCGTTGTAAATGCGCGGAGTCGCCGTCATGTAGATACGGTGATCGGACTCAATGAACTCACGATCGTGCACCCGGACGAACGCTGACTCATCGTCACTCGCGAGCGTAACTCCAGTTGTGCGGTGCGCCTCGTCGCAGATGACGAGATCGAACGAGGGGAGCGCGCCTGAACGCTGCGCCTGATGCACCACATCGATCGACTGGTACGTCGAAAACACCACCAGCATGCCCTCGGACTCCTCGGCCCAACGGTCATACTCGGCGGCGATCTTGGTGGCGTCGGTCGTCGCCGGAATCGGCAGCTCCTCCAGCGGGACCGTGGTGATATCGCCCGTGGACTTGCGGCCAACCGACGGGTCAGAACACACCGCAAGTGCCGTGAACGGAAGGTCGGGATCGTGCTCGTTCGACCAGTCCACGAGGCTCTGATTGAGCAGTGCGATCGACGGCACTAGGAACAGTATGGCGCCGTAGTTATTGCCCGACTCGCGGGTGACCCGCTCGGCTAGCTTCAGTGCGGTGAACGTCTTACCGGTACCGCACGCCATGACCAACTTGCCGCGCTCGGTGCCGTTACCAAACGCATCCATGACCGCCTCAATCGCCTTGTGCTGATGAGGGCGCAGCTGCTTTCGCTCGAACACCTGCGGGGCGCGGTCGGGATCGGTGAGCTCATACGTGGACCAGTCGATGTTGGAGTGACGGAACTGGTCGACGGTGATGCGGCGCACCGGCTTGGTGAGGTTTCGCATTGCCTCGACCGCGTTGGCCGACCAATCGACCTCGGAGGTGTCGAACCACAGCCCTTCATCGATACCGTTACGGCCGACGAACGCGAGGAACGAATCGAGGTCTCCCTTGCTCACCTTCTTGTTGGCGTCGTAGAACTTGCACTGTACTGCCACGATCGTGCCGTCGGCCTTGCGGGCAATGAGGTCGGCGCCGATGTCCGGAATGCCCTCGCGACCCGGCCAGTCTTTCCACAGCCACACGTCGGTGTAGGTTGCGCCCCAGGTGGCGTCTTGAAGCAGGAAGTGGCGGGTGAGCTGCTCGAAGTAGTTGCCCTGCATTCGCTTCGAATCCGACAGACCGCGGTAGTGGTCGAGTAGGCGGTCGAAGGCCGTTGTGGTCTGGTGGAGTGCCGAATCGGCGGCGTTTGCAGGCTCAAACGAAACCACGGGTGCTGCTCTCTCTGTGTTGAGGTGAAGGTTCTCCTAAGTATGCCCGGTTTAGGCGTGTGGGTGCGGTGTTACGTGCGGTTTGTGGTGTTGATGGCAGCCACCTGGGTCAAACTGTCTCAGAAATGCCCCGTTCGTGACGAATAACTCCTTGCCCCTGTCAAAACTGAGACAGTTTGGCGCGGGGTGGGAGTTGCACTGCGCGGGGCGGGAGTTGGGTGGCGTGTGGGTGCTGCAGTTTTGAGTGGGGCGGTGGTTTGGTGCGGCGGGGTGCGGGTGCGGGTGCGGGTGCGGTGTTGCGGGCGGGTGCGGTGATGCCCGGTACCCGTCAGAACTGTCGCCAATTTGGGCGTAATCGGTCATTTCGGGCCGTTTTCGCCGGTTTTGGTGACAGTTTCGACACCAAAACCGTTCATCAGCACTACTCAGAAGCAACCGGGTCGCTCAACGACCCCGGTACCACATCCTCAACCGTGGTCTTCAACGGCTTCTCTTCAACAAACAGCAGCAGCACCAGCGTCGCCACCGCAAGCGGCACCATCATCAAGAAAATCGGCAGCAGCGCCTCGTTATACGAAGCAATGATCGCGTCGTGTATCGGTGCCGGCAGCCCGGCCACGGTCTCCGGCGTCAGCGACTGCATCCCCGCATCCGCCGACCCACCAACATCACCGAGACCGGCCAACCGCTCTGTCAAAAACTGCTGCAACCGCTGCACGAACACCGAGCCGACGATCGCCGATCCCACCGTCGCGCCCACCTGCCGGAAGTAGTTATTCGCAGCCGTCGCAGTGCCGACGATCGCATGCGGAAACGAATTCTGCACGATCAGCGTCAGGATCTGGTTCGACAACCCAATCCCAACCCCGAACACCGCCAGCGCCGCGCACATCACCCACACAGGACTGTCCGGATGTAGCGTCGACAGCAGCCACAGCCCGGCCGCCATCACGACCGCCCCAACAACTGGATACACCTTGTACCGCCCGGTCTTAGTAACCAAACGCCCGGTCACCACGGCGGTCACCAGCATCGAAACCATCATCGGCGTCAGCAGCAGCCCCGACTCGGCCGGGCCGAGCCCGGTCACCATCTGCAGGTACGTGGGGAAGTAACCCAGCGTGCCAAACATCGCGATACCGATCAGCGCGGCCGCAATCGTGGTGAGCGTGAAGTTGCGGTCGCGGAACATATGCAGCGGCACGACGGGATGCGTAGCCCGGGTCTCTGCGAAGGCAAAGAGCGTTGCCAGCACCACGGTTGCGGCGCCAGTCGCGAGGATCTCGGGGGAGTCCCACGCATAGGTGTGGCCGCCCCAAGTGCACAGCAGCACCAGCGTCGTAGTTGCCGCGGCGAGTAGCGCCATGCCCAGGTAGTCGATCTTCGCGGCGCTGCCGACGTGACGCTTGGGCAGGTGCAGGAACACGATCGTTGCGGCAAGCGCCAGCACACCAAGCGGCAGGTTCATCCAGAACGCCCAACGCCATCCCGGCCCCTCGGTGATCCACCCGCCGAGCAGCGGGCCGGCAACCGAAGAAATCGCAAACACCGCGCCCATAAAACCGATGTACTTGCCGCGCTCACGCGCAGGAACCACATCCGCGATACACGCCTGCGCGAGAATCATCAGACCACCGCCACCGAGCCCCTGCACGACCCGCGCCGCGACCAGTCCCCAAATATTGCTGGTCAGCGCGCCCACAATCGAGCCCGACATAAACAGTGCGATCGCGATCAACAGCAGCGGTTTGCGGCCGAACTGGTCGGAAAGTCGTCCGTAAATAGTCATGGTGACGGTGGATGCGAGCAGGTAGCTGGTAATCACCCAGGTCATCTGATCGACGCCGCCGAGGTCGCCAACGATGGTCGGCAGCGCGGCCGAAAGCACCGTTTGGCTGAGTGCCGCCATCAGCATGGTCACCATTAGGCCGATAAATAGCGGCACGACGGATGTGGCAGGCTCGGGGCGCGTGTCGGTTGCGACTCGCGGCGCGGCGGTGTCGGTGATGTCGATTGGTGCGGTGTCTGAAGGAAGCACGCTGCTCTTTTCTGGCATCTGTTCATAGATGCGTGACGAGTTCAAATTAGAACTTAAGCGTAGCATCGAGTTCAAATTCGAACTCGATGGCGAACGGGGCTACGCTCGAGTTATGACCCAAGCGCTCAGCCCCGCCGAGATCGCGGCCGTTCGCGCTTTTCTGCAGAGCGGTGCCCTACTGCGGAAAGCAGCCGGTGCCGTGCTCGCCGAAAACAGTGAGTTGAGCGGGCTGCAATACGAGATCATCCGTCACACCGGGGCTTCGCCCGAGGGGATGCGGATGTTTGAGCTTGCTGAACAGTGCGTGCACTCTCGCAGCGGGCTCACCTACCAGGTCGGCCGCCTCGAAGAGTTCGGACTCGTCGAACGGTACACCCGGGACGAAAACGAGCGGGCGGTTTGGGTGAAACTGACTCCGGCCGGCGAAGCCTTGCACGCCCGGCTGCGCGAGATACACAGCGCAATGCTGCGCGCATCCTTTCTCGACCTCGTCACTGCCGACGAGCTTGCCACCATCACGGCAGTGGGGGAGCGGATTATCGACCGTTTCCTCGCTGCTGAGTAGGGCGGCTCGTCAGAACTGTCACCGATTTCGCGCGTAATCGGTCATTCTGAGCGGTTTTTGCCGATTTTGGTGACAGTTGTGACCAGGATGCGGGGTACAAACGGTCACGAAACGAATGCCCCCACCATGTTGGTGAGGGCATTCGTTAGTGGGTGTTAGCTACTCGGAGCGGCGTGCGCGCCGGCCAGCGACGAGTGCGAGACCCGCAGTCAGCAACGTGGTGGCGAACGCGGCCATGGCAATCAACGACTGGGCATTTGCACCGGTCTGAGCCAGTCCGTCATTGTTACCGCCGTTCGACGAACCGCCGTCCTGGCCGTGACCAGGAGCCGCAGGGTCGGAGCCGTCCGGCGCCGGTGCGGTCGGAGTGTTGTCCTCTCCAGGAGTCGGAGCCGGGGTGGGTTCCTCTGTCGGTCCCGGTTCCTCAGTCGGAGTCGGCTCGTCCGTCGGTTCCGGGGTTGGTTCCTCGGTCGGGGTTGGCTCGTCCGTCGGGGCCGGTTCCGGGGTTGGCTCGTCGGTTGGCGTCGGTTCCTCGGTCGGTCCCGGCTCCTCGGTCGGAGTGGGTTCCTCGGTCGGTCCAGGCTCCTCAGTCGGAGTCGGGTCCTCGGTCGGCGTCGGCTCTTCAGTCGGAGTCGGAGCCGGGGTTGGTTCCTCGGTCGGAGTCGGAGCCGGGGTTGGCTCGTCGGTTGGCGTCGGTCCCGGGGTTGGCTCGTCCGTCGGTGCCGGGGTTGGTTCCTGGGTTGGCGTCGGTTCCGGGGTTGGTTCCTCGGTCGGGGTAGGAGCCGGCGTCTGGCAAGTGCACTTGCTACCGACGCGGATCTTACGCGGCTGCGGATCCTTAACAACCTTCTCCGAAGTCTCAGGATCGCCTACCGGCTTACCATCCTCAAGCTTCCAGGTCTTAGTGATCTCCTTCTCACCGAAGGAACCAGCCTGATCCTCAACAACCTTGCCAACCTCGAGGTTCGGGTCGTACTCGATAATCGTGTCGAACGGCGTGCTCTCCGTGTGCTTATCCGTCAGCTCAGTCTGGTGACCCTTGGCAGGACCAACCTCGATGATCTGCTTCACCGGATCGCTGACCTTCTCAGAGGTCTCATCCTTGCTGATCTCACCGTTTTCGGCGTTCACCGTAACGGTGTGCTTCACCTCACCCGGCTTGCCTTCCTGGACAACCTTGGTCTCCCCAGGCTGCAAGTCAGGGTTAACACGCACCTCGACCTCGAACGGGGTGTTCTCAGTCCACTCAACGGTGGTGGATGCAGGGTTGCCCTTAGTACCGACCTTCACGATCTTCTTGACCGGCTCGGTCACCCGCTCGGTCTCGGTCTTCGTGTCCGTGACCTCCGAGTTCACGATGGTCTGGGTCGTGGTCACCTTGTCCTTACCCAGCTTGCCTTCCTGAACAGTCTCCTCTGTACCGGCTTCCAGGTTCTCGTCGAAGATGATCTCAGTCTCGAACGGCACGTCCTTCTCGTACGAGGTGGTGTGAGTGCCTTCAGTCTTGGTGCCCACACGGATGATCTGCTTGGTCGGTTCCTTGGTGCGCTCAGTGGTCACGGTCGGGTCGCCCGAAGGTTTACCGTCGACGAGCTTCTGGGTTGAGGTCTCAACCTCGGTTCCGAGCTCACCCTTTTGGTCGACGACCTTTTCGCCGGCCGGCAGGGTGTCATCAAAGACAACCTCGGTCTCGAACGGAATCGGCTTCTCGGTCTTCGTCACCAACTCGCTTGGAGCCAGGCCCGGACCATACTCCACGATGCGCTTGACGGGTTCCTTGGTGGTCTCTTCCTCGACTACCTCGGCCTGGTCACCCTTCGCGGTGAACTTGGCGGTGAACTTCTTCTCGCCGTTCTCGCCTTCCTGAACAACCCGGGTTTCACCAGGCTTCAGGTCCGGGTTCTCGCGGACCTCGGTCGGGTACGGGATCGGAACCGTCCAGGTCACGTCCTTAGCACTCTCAGCAGGCTTCGTGCCGACGAGCACGACCTCGTTGACGGGTTCCTTGGTGCGTTCCCAGGTGCCGTCCTTCTTCTGTCTCTCCGTGCCCGGCTCACCTGTGGTTTCAGTCCGGTATTCACCGGCAGGGATGGAGGCGTCGTACTTGTACTCGACCTTGAACGGAACTTCGCGCGTCGGTACGTCGACGACGTTCACTACCGCCTTAACCGTGTCGGCGGATCCGTCTTCATAGGTCACGGTTACTGGGATTTCGACCTGCGTACCCGGCTTGGCGTCTGCCGGTGCGGTCGCGCTGATCTGGCCGTTGTCGTCGATGGTGACGGTCCAACCAGCAGGAAGCTTGCCCAGCTTGTAGGGGTTCTCCTTCGCAACGTTGACGTTGTCCGGCTTCTCGATCGTTACGGGCAGTTTCGCGGTCTCACCCGGGTATACCGTCTCTTCAGGGTAGGTCGGATCCGCCTCCCAGTTGTTGGACAGCTTTACCACGGTGGTGACGGGCACCTCGGGACGCTCGCCATTTGGCGTTTCAACCGTCACAGTAACGGTCTTCTTGTCACCAGGCTTGGCGTCTGCCGGCGGGGTAGAGGTAACGACGCCGGTGGCCGGGTCGACCTTGTACTTCCATCCGTCAACATCCTGCTCAGTGATCGGCGAGCCGTCTTCGTTCTTGCCGAACGAGAACTTCGAGCCCTTCGGAGCGTCGGTAACGTTGTGGTTCACCGCCTGGTTCGGGCCGGTGGCCTCTATTGAGTAGACGGGAGCAACATCGCCCTTGAGCACGACCACGGTACCCTTCACCTGCTGCGGCTTGCCAGCGTTGTCGTAGTAGGCGAGAACCGGCACATTCAGGATGTAGCCCTCAGGCGCAGTCTTCGGGATCGTCGTGGTGATCTCACCGGTAGTTTCGTC encodes:
- a CDS encoding MDR family MFS transporter, with the translated sequence MNSSRIYEQMPEKSSVLPSDTAPIDITDTAAPRVATDTRPEPATSVVPLFIGLMVTMLMAALSQTVLSAALPTIVGDLGGVDQMTWVITSYLLASTVTMTIYGRLSDQFGRKPLLLIAIALFMSGSIVGALTSNIWGLVAARVVQGLGGGGLMILAQACIADVVPARERGKYIGFMGAVFAISSVAGPLLGGWITEGPGWRWAFWMNLPLGVLALAATIVFLHLPKRHVGSAAKIDYLGMALLAAATTTLVLLCTWGGHTYAWDSPEILATGAATVVLATLFAFAETRATHPVVPLHMFRDRNFTLTTIAAALIGIAMFGTLGYFPTYLQMVTGLGPAESGLLLTPMMVSMLVTAVVTGRLVTKTGRYKVYPVVGAVVMAAGLWLLSTLHPDSPVWVMCAALAVFGVGIGLSNQILTLIVQNSFPHAIVGTATAANNYFRQVGATVGSAIVGSVFVQRLQQFLTERLAGLGDVGGSADAGMQSLTPETVAGLPAPIHDAIIASYNEALLPIFLMMVPLAVATLVLLLFVEEKPLKTTVEDVVPGSLSDPVASE
- a CDS encoding MarR family transcriptional regulator, translated to MTQALSPAEIAAVRAFLQSGALLRKAAGAVLAENSELSGLQYEIIRHTGASPEGMRMFELAEQCVHSRSGLTYQVGRLEEFGLVERYTRDENERAVWVKLTPAGEALHARLREIHSAMLRASFLDLVTADELATITAVGERIIDRFLAAE
- a CDS encoding G5 domain-containing protein; amino-acid sequence: MDSSNTSASRKRFLRAPLAALSALAVAAGTFIGAPTFLTSEPAAAAEFTGGLRGADGTGAVERDAQKASDLPAGTCLVSSGDASGSQAGFSWQNLEPSAASPSKTTWGVSLAFDNSQDRTFADWSFSNSGNLGSLLNAGTVPSMGVGTTFPVNPPLSVTHKADESIKIDASRSLRNLNLFANMTDAEVKQYAEADKNNPVRYAWKSEYTKDVTTQSLRATEGSSTQFQAYVNPWPNENIQCAPITVSWEDFETHVIVEGEETKVGHINIPELWNGEEGDSLDRMVVEAYDGEHKFIGTSNTRASGGEQRLRVDENGDIYFKWPNYRGTDLATDKSVSFSVLALPRTVDQLRAAVEHENGGFGFVSESSNALDRYNKPNVIDSKSFSLDDTEYHSPQYDKTEATIISGVDSATGPLATEPQKVVFTQTPDLIKDLAKKKGEGGFEAKVELDEKYVYEGWTVEMDDDYNVTVTAPENPRPGTFARPRITVEYSNGSTDVLELLVVVDPNNTQVTDLVRPGLSKGKFNEDITAQVGLKPILKGHKAVNPAKYEIEPATVPDGWTVTVDNTGKVTAKADDTVAPGTVITPKVKATYPDQTTDEIEVQFQAIVDIKIPDYDTVTNKPNASVSLKPTIPERGLSGNTTDEAPKRYTFEDGKTEMMVTDDSGTWKVKIDETTGEITTTIPKTAPEGYILNVPVLAYYDNAGKPQQVKGTVVVLKGDVAPVYSIEATGPNQAVNHNVTDAPKGSKFSFGKNEDGSPITEQDVDGWKYKVDPATGVVTSTPPADAKPGDKKTVTVTVETPNGERPEVPVTTVVKLSNNWEADPTYPEETVYPGETAKLPVTIEKPDNVNVAKENPYKLGKLPAGWTVTIDDNGQISATAPADAKPGTQVEIPVTVTYEDGSADTVKAVVNVVDVPTREVPFKVEYKYDASIPAGEYRTETTGEPGTERQKKDGTWERTKEPVNEVVLVGTKPAESAKDVTWTVPIPYPTEVRENPDLKPGETRVVQEGENGEKKFTAKFTAKGDQAEVVEEETTKEPVKRIVEYGPGLAPSELVTKTEKPIPFETEVVFDDTLPAGEKVVDQKGELGTEVETSTQKLVDGKPSGDPTVTTERTKEPTKQIIRVGTKTEGTHTTSYEKDVPFETEIIFDENLEAGTEETVQEGKLGKDKVTTTQTIVNSEVTDTKTETERVTEPVKKIVKVGTKGNPASTTVEWTENTPFEVEVRVNPDLQPGETKVVQEGKPGEVKHTVTVNAENGEISKDETSEKVSDPVKQIIEVGPAKGHQTELTDKHTESTPFDTIIEYDPNLEVGKVVEDQAGSFGEKEITKTWKLEDGKPVGDPETSEKVVKDPQPRKIRVGSKCTCQTPAPTPTEEPTPEPTPTQEPTPAPTDEPTPGPTPTDEPTPAPTPTEEPTPAPTPTEEPTPTEDPTPTEEPGPTEEPTPTEEPGPTEEPTPTDEPTPEPAPTDEPTPTEEPTPEPTDEPTPTEEPGPTEEPTPAPTPGEDNTPTAPAPDGSDPAAPGHGQDGGSSNGGNNDGLAQTGANAQSLIAMAAFATTLLTAGLALVAGRRARRSE